In one window of Duganella dendranthematis DNA:
- the dnaX gene encoding DNA polymerase III subunit gamma/tau yields the protein MSYQVLARKYRPRNFETLVGQEHVVRALTHALHSGRLHHAYLFTGTRGVGKTTLSRILAKSLNCIGPDGNGGITATPCGVCEACTAIDAGRFVDYIEMDAASNRGVDEMAQLLEQAVYAPSNARFKVYMIDEVHMLTNHAFNSMLKTLEEPPEHVKFILATTDPQKIPVTVLSRCLQFNLKQMPPGHIIGHLENILGQEGISFEQPALRLLAAGAHGSMRDALSLTDQAIAYAAGEVTLDAVQGMLGALDQSYLIRLLDALAAQDGADLLAVADEMAARSLSYNGALQDLGTLLHRIALAQTVPAALPDDLPEYADIVRLAAAFDAEEVQLYYQIAVHGRNELGLAPDEYAGFSMTLLRMLAFRPGVGGAEGQAPAAPAVSRQAAMASARAAAGAGAAPARAAANVQANHASVVPPSVIAGAAAMARNDAAAAAPRTAAAAAPAPAPQAAAPAPRVASPAPQAAAPAPAPQAAAPAPAPAPAPAPAPASGAPISTARAAITAALEAARAASRPGARSSAPAPSAPAASGAAPAAPVAAPPSAAPQAPAASYTPPAALSRPAPWEDIPPAADGGAAVLEAPVRVAPPVAAPQQVAPAPQARQQAVEDDVPSWVTEFSDDSAVAAPASSHPYAPSPSAGQPEDPHAIAMPARAAPAPAKAPYAYVITPVPELNWDGNWPAVAAALPLRGTAQQLAMQAEMVSCTFEGNAAVFTLRVPIETWRTPGNLEKLTTALTERFGRTVRVDSELGAVWYTGSAEAQAYRDACQRAAEDIVANDPFVNSMIRELDAWVVPGTVVPPQFSAAAAG from the coding sequence ATGTCCTATCAAGTCCTCGCCCGTAAATACCGCCCTCGGAACTTCGAAACGCTCGTCGGCCAGGAGCACGTGGTGCGCGCGCTGACCCATGCTTTGCATAGCGGCCGGCTGCACCATGCTTATCTGTTCACCGGCACCCGCGGCGTGGGTAAGACCACCTTGTCGCGGATTCTGGCCAAGTCGCTCAACTGCATCGGTCCGGATGGCAATGGTGGCATCACCGCCACGCCGTGCGGCGTGTGCGAGGCCTGCACGGCGATCGATGCGGGCCGCTTTGTCGATTACATCGAGATGGATGCGGCGTCGAATCGCGGCGTGGACGAGATGGCGCAGCTGCTGGAACAGGCGGTGTACGCGCCGAGCAATGCGCGCTTCAAGGTCTATATGATCGATGAGGTGCACATGCTGACCAACCACGCCTTCAACTCGATGCTGAAGACGCTGGAAGAGCCGCCGGAACACGTCAAGTTTATTCTGGCGACCACCGATCCGCAGAAGATTCCGGTGACGGTGCTGTCGCGCTGCCTGCAATTCAATCTGAAGCAGATGCCGCCGGGCCACATCATCGGCCACCTGGAAAACATTCTGGGGCAGGAAGGCATTAGCTTTGAACAGCCGGCGCTGCGCTTGCTGGCGGCCGGCGCCCACGGTTCGATGCGCGATGCGCTGTCGCTGACCGACCAGGCGATTGCCTACGCCGCCGGCGAAGTCACGCTGGATGCGGTGCAGGGCATGCTGGGGGCGCTGGATCAGTCGTATCTGATTCGTCTGCTCGATGCGCTGGCGGCGCAGGATGGCGCCGATCTGCTGGCGGTGGCCGATGAGATGGCGGCGCGCAGCCTGTCTTATAACGGCGCTTTGCAGGATCTGGGCACCTTGCTGCACCGGATCGCGCTGGCGCAGACGGTGCCGGCTGCGTTGCCGGACGACTTGCCGGAGTATGCCGATATCGTGCGTCTAGCCGCTGCGTTCGATGCGGAAGAGGTGCAGCTGTATTATCAGATCGCGGTACATGGCCGCAACGAGCTGGGCCTGGCGCCGGATGAGTATGCCGGCTTCTCGATGACCTTGTTACGGATGTTGGCCTTTCGTCCCGGCGTAGGCGGGGCAGAGGGACAAGCGCCTGCGGCGCCGGCGGTATCGCGCCAGGCGGCGATGGCGTCGGCGCGTGCTGCGGCTGGAGCCGGTGCAGCGCCGGCCCGCGCGGCCGCCAATGTCCAGGCGAATCACGCCAGCGTGGTGCCGCCGTCGGTCATCGCCGGCGCGGCCGCCATGGCGCGCAATGATGCGGCTGCCGCTGCGCCACGCACTGCCGCTGCTGCGGCGCCGGCCCCTGCGCCGCAAGCCGCCGCACCGGCGCCGCGAGTCGCATCGCCAGCGCCGCAAGCCGCCGCGCCAGCTCCCGCGCCGCAGGCTGCGGCACCGGCACCGGCACCGGCACCGGCACCGGCACCGGCACCGGCTTCCGGCGCGCCGATCAGCACCGCGCGCGCCGCCATTACCGCAGCTTTGGAGGCTGCACGCGCCGCCTCCCGCCCCGGTGCGCGTTCGTCCGCCCCTGCGCCAAGCGCGCCAGCCGCGTCCGGCGCTGCGCCTGCGGCACCAGTCGCCGCGCCGCCGAGTGCCGCGCCGCAAGCACCTGCTGCGTCGTACACGCCGCCCGCCGCACTTTCGCGTCCCGCACCGTGGGAAGACATTCCGCCAGCCGCCGATGGTGGCGCGGCGGTTCTGGAAGCGCCTGTCCGCGTGGCGCCGCCAGTGGCCGCACCGCAGCAGGTCGCGCCCGCCCCGCAGGCCAGGCAGCAAGCCGTTGAAGACGACGTACCATCCTGGGTCACCGAATTCTCGGACGACAGCGCAGTTGCCGCGCCAGCTTCATCGCATCCCTACGCGCCGTCGCCATCGGCGGGACAGCCTGAAGACCCGCACGCCATCGCCATGCCAGCCCGCGCCGCGCCGGCGCCCGCCAAGGCGCCGTACGCCTACGTGATCACGCCAGTCCCGGAACTCAACTGGGACGGCAACTGGCCCGCCGTGGCCGCCGCCTTGCCACTGCGCGGCACTGCCCAGCAACTGGCGATGCAAGCCGAGATGGTGAGCTGCACGTTTGAAGGCAACGCCGCCGTGTTCACGCTGCGCGTGCCGATCGAAACCTGGCGCACCCCCGGCAACCTGGAAAAACTGACCACCGCGCTGACCGAACGCTTCGGCCGCACGGTGCGCGTCGATAGCGAACTGGGCGCCGTCTGGTACACCGGCAGCGCCGAGGCGCAGGCCTACCGCGACGCCTGCCAGCGCGCTGCCGAGGACATCGTCGCCAACGATCCTTTTGTGAACAGCATGATCCGCGAACTGGATGCCTGGGTGGTCCCGGGCACCGTGGTGCCGCCGCAGTTTAGTGCGGCAGCGGCCGGCTGA
- a CDS encoding YbaB/EbfC family nucleoid-associated protein, translating into MMKNQLAGLMKQAQAMQDNMKKAQESLALIEVEGQSGAGLVKVVMTCKNDVKRVSIDPSLLADDKDMLEDLVAAAFNDAVRKAEATAAEKMGGLTSGMNLPAGFKMPF; encoded by the coding sequence ATGATGAAAAACCAACTCGCCGGCCTGATGAAACAAGCCCAGGCTATGCAAGACAATATGAAAAAAGCCCAGGAATCGCTGGCGCTGATCGAAGTGGAAGGCCAGTCGGGCGCCGGCCTGGTCAAGGTCGTGATGACCTGCAAGAACGACGTCAAGCGTGTCTCGATCGACCCATCGCTGCTGGCCGACGACAAAGACATGCTGGAAGACCTGGTCGCCGCCGCCTTCAACGACGCCGTGCGCAAAGCGGAAGCCACCGCCGCCGAAAAAATGGGCGGCCTGACCTCGGGCATGAACCTGCCGGCCGGCTTCAAGATGCCTTTCTAA
- the recR gene encoding recombination mediator RecR — protein MAKSLEFLTEALRRLPGVGPKSAQRMAFHLLQHDREGADMLSRALHQAVNAVHHCALCNTFTEEEVCDTCNDEQRDRRLLCVVETPADQLMIEQTLTYKGLYFVLMGRLSPLDGIGPKDIHLEKLVARAADGLVTEVVLATNFTNEGEATAHYISEMLKARGLHVSRLARGVPVGGELEYVDAGTIARAMLDRRAT, from the coding sequence ATGGCCAAATCGCTGGAATTCCTGACCGAGGCACTGCGCCGCTTGCCTGGCGTCGGCCCCAAGTCGGCCCAGCGAATGGCGTTCCACCTGCTGCAGCATGACCGCGAAGGCGCGGACATGCTGTCGCGCGCGCTGCACCAGGCGGTCAACGCCGTGCACCACTGCGCACTCTGCAATACCTTCACCGAAGAAGAAGTCTGCGACACCTGTAACGACGAGCAGCGCGACCGTCGTCTGCTGTGCGTGGTCGAGACGCCGGCCGATCAGCTGATGATCGAGCAGACGCTGACCTACAAAGGCCTGTACTTCGTGCTGATGGGGCGGCTGTCGCCGCTGGACGGCATCGGGCCCAAGGACATTCACTTGGAAAAGCTGGTGGCGCGCGCCGCCGATGGGCTGGTCACCGAAGTGGTGCTGGCCACCAATTTCACCAATGAAGGCGAGGCTACCGCGCACTACATCAGCGAAATGCTGAAGGCGCGCGGCTTGCACGTCAGCCGTCTGGCGCGTGGCGTGCCGGTCGGTGGCGAACTCGAATATGTGGACGCCGGCACCATCGCCCGCGCCATGCTGGACCGGAGAGCGACTTGA
- a CDS encoding CaiB/BaiF CoA transferase family protein, whose protein sequence is MSKNTSGPLAGIKVLELGTLIAGPFCARMLAEFGAEVIKVESPDGGDPIRKWRVLKDGTSLWWSVQSRNKKSLTLNMKHPQGREIARKLALEADIIIENYRPGVLEKWELGYEQLKALDPSIIMVRLSGFGQTGPMKDLPGFGAIGESMGGLRYVSGHADRPPVRVGVSIGDSVAALHGVIGAMMALRHRDATGGKLKGEGQMVDVALYESVFNLMESLVPEFDHAGVVRERTGGSLPGIVPSNTYTTSDGENIVIAGNGDAIFKRLALAMGRIDMAGDAELERNDGRVRHTQMIDDAIQAWCDTQTIDSALAVLKAADVPAGKIYSVRDMMTDPQFLAREMFEQHQFADGTPVKLPAISPKLSATPGHTKWLGPTLGQHNDEVLQSLGYTAAAIAAMKQDGVL, encoded by the coding sequence TTGAGCAAGAACACTTCCGGCCCGTTGGCCGGCATCAAGGTACTGGAACTGGGCACGCTGATCGCGGGCCCTTTTTGTGCGCGCATGCTGGCCGAGTTTGGCGCCGAAGTCATCAAGGTCGAATCGCCCGATGGCGGCGATCCGATCCGCAAATGGCGCGTGCTGAAGGACGGCACCTCGCTGTGGTGGTCGGTGCAGTCGCGCAACAAGAAATCGCTGACCCTGAACATGAAGCATCCGCAGGGCCGCGAGATCGCGCGCAAGCTGGCGCTGGAAGCCGACATCATCATCGAGAATTATCGCCCTGGCGTGCTGGAGAAGTGGGAGCTCGGCTACGAACAGCTGAAAGCGCTCGATCCGTCCATCATCATGGTGCGCCTGTCCGGCTTTGGTCAGACCGGGCCGATGAAGGATTTGCCGGGCTTTGGCGCAATCGGCGAATCGATGGGCGGGCTGCGTTATGTGTCCGGCCATGCCGACCGGCCGCCGGTGCGCGTGGGCGTGTCGATCGGCGACTCGGTGGCGGCCCTGCACGGCGTGATCGGCGCCATGATGGCCTTGCGTCACCGCGACGCCACCGGCGGCAAGCTGAAAGGCGAGGGCCAGATGGTGGACGTGGCGCTGTACGAATCCGTGTTCAACCTGATGGAATCGCTGGTGCCGGAGTTTGACCATGCCGGCGTGGTGCGCGAGCGGACCGGTGGTTCGCTGCCGGGCATCGTGCCATCCAATACCTATACCACCAGCGATGGCGAGAACATCGTCATCGCCGGCAATGGCGACGCGATCTTCAAGCGGCTGGCGCTGGCCATGGGCCGCATTGACATGGCCGGTGATGCCGAGCTGGAGCGCAACGATGGCCGCGTCAGGCACACGCAGATGATCGACGACGCCATCCAGGCCTGGTGCGACACGCAGACCATCGACAGCGCGCTGGCGGTGCTGAAAGCGGCCGACGTCCCGGCTGGCAAAATCTACTCGGTGCGCGACATGATGACCGACCCGCAATTCCTCGCGCGCGAGATGTTCGAGCAGCATCAGTTCGCCGATGGCACGCCGGTCAAGCTGCCGGCCATCTCGCCCAAATTATCAGCGACGCCGGGTCACACCAAATGGCTGGGCCCAACGCTTGGCCAGCATAACGACGAAGTCCTGCAGTCCCTGGGCTACACCGCCGCCGCCATCGCCGCCATGAAGCAGGATGGGGTGCTGTAG
- a CDS encoding putative bifunctional diguanylate cyclase/phosphodiesterase: MATSPKRGLVLVADDDPTMRLLMLEMLAQVGLDAIEAEDGVKALACYHSVAPDLVLLDVDMPGMDGFSVCREIRRLETQVSVPIIMVTGGDELESVTRAYEAGATDFVSKPINWPILGHRVLYVLRASDAISRLRIADAQHRAVLAAIPDTFFRMNKDGYYLDYEQGHEASSVFSTERCVGQHLSQVLPADIAEHMLEQVQTVLDTQHIHSLDYELPQPGPAPRVRHGEHPAPQPVRHFEARLVATGPDEVLGLVRDISERKRSEEQIRRLAYCDSLTGIPNRQAFLETLEAELSRSRKANKKFAVLFMDLDAFKRINDTLGHDVGDHLLKAVSERLRETTRPGDLISRTEAATNLARLGGDEFTILIPDLERVEDALNVAHRVKEAMRRPFLLDAHEIFVTASIGISLYPEDGEDCNSLLKYADTAMYHAKNCGKNNAKLYSSSLTMQIMSHVKLEVGLRKALQNDELYLLYQPQIDVASAQITGFEALVRWRHPERGVISPTEFIPLAEETGLIVPIGEWVLRTACQQAMAWQTQGKPPVRVAVNLSAKQFKDENLMQIVLSALHDTGLPAELLELELTEGTLMDDARATMATLEQLRGIGVYLSIDDFGTGYSSMNYLKRFDVRALKIDKSFISGLPLDSENAAITRAIIAMAHGLKMAVVAEGVETDAQLVLLEQYGCDMVQGYYLGHPSPPDTIHRMLASQTALATV; the protein is encoded by the coding sequence ATGGCAACTTCCCCCAAACGCGGCCTGGTATTGGTCGCCGACGACGATCCCACCATGCGGCTGCTGATGCTGGAGATGCTAGCCCAGGTCGGCCTGGACGCCATCGAGGCCGAGGACGGCGTCAAGGCGCTGGCCTGCTACCACAGCGTGGCGCCCGACCTGGTGCTGCTGGACGTCGACATGCCCGGCATGGACGGCTTCAGCGTGTGCCGCGAAATTCGCCGGCTGGAAACGCAGGTGAGCGTGCCCATCATCATGGTCACCGGCGGCGACGAGCTGGAATCGGTGACCCGCGCCTACGAGGCCGGTGCCACCGACTTCGTCTCCAAGCCGATCAACTGGCCAATCCTCGGCCACCGCGTGCTGTACGTGCTGCGCGCCAGCGACGCCATCAGCCGCCTGCGCATCGCTGACGCCCAGCACCGCGCCGTGCTGGCGGCCATTCCGGACACCTTCTTCCGCATGAACAAGGATGGCTATTACCTCGACTACGAACAGGGCCACGAGGCCAGCAGCGTGTTCTCCACCGAGCGCTGCGTCGGCCAGCACCTGAGCCAGGTGCTGCCGGCCGACATCGCCGAACACATGCTGGAGCAGGTGCAAACGGTGCTGGACACCCAGCACATCCACTCGCTGGACTACGAACTGCCACAACCCGGCCCGGCGCCGCGCGTGCGCCACGGCGAACATCCGGCGCCGCAGCCGGTGCGCCATTTCGAGGCGCGGCTGGTGGCCACCGGACCGGACGAGGTACTGGGCCTGGTACGCGACATCAGCGAACGCAAACGCAGCGAGGAGCAGATCCGCCGTCTGGCCTATTGCGATTCGCTGACCGGCATTCCCAACCGCCAGGCCTTTCTGGAAACGCTGGAAGCCGAGCTGTCGCGCTCGCGCAAGGCTAACAAGAAATTCGCCGTGCTGTTCATGGACCTGGATGCCTTCAAGCGCATCAACGACACGCTGGGCCACGACGTCGGCGACCATCTACTCAAGGCCGTTTCCGAACGCCTGCGCGAAACCACGCGGCCGGGCGACCTGATCTCGCGCACCGAGGCCGCCACCAACCTGGCGCGGCTGGGCGGCGACGAATTCACCATCCTGATTCCCGACCTGGAGCGGGTGGAAGATGCGCTCAACGTCGCGCACCGCGTCAAGGAAGCGATGCGCCGGCCGTTCCTGCTGGACGCGCACGAAATCTTCGTCACCGCCAGCATCGGCATCTCGCTGTATCCGGAAGATGGCGAGGACTGCAACTCGCTGCTCAAGTATGCCGACACCGCCATGTACCACGCCAAGAACTGCGGCAAGAACAACGCCAAGCTGTACAGCTCATCGCTGACCATGCAGATCATGAGCCACGTCAAGCTGGAGGTGGGCTTGCGCAAGGCCTTGCAGAACGACGAACTGTACTTGCTGTACCAGCCGCAGATCGATGTCGCCAGCGCGCAGATCACCGGCTTTGAAGCGCTGGTGCGCTGGCGCCATCCCGAGCGCGGCGTGATCTCGCCGACCGAATTCATTCCCTTGGCCGAAGAGACCGGGCTGATCGTGCCGATCGGCGAATGGGTGCTGCGTACCGCCTGCCAGCAAGCCATGGCATGGCAGACGCAGGGCAAGCCGCCGGTGCGGGTGGCGGTCAACCTGTCGGCCAAGCAGTTCAAGGATGAGAATCTGATGCAGATCGTGCTGTCGGCGCTGCACGACACCGGCCTGCCGGCCGAGCTGCTGGAACTGGAACTGACCGAAGGCACGCTGATGGACGATGCGCGCGCCACCATGGCCACGCTGGAACAGCTGCGCGGCATCGGCGTGTATCTGTCGATCGATGACTTCGGCACCGGCTACTCGTCGATGAACTACCTCAAGCGCTTCGACGTGCGCGCGCTGAAAATCGACAAGAGCTTTATCAGCGGGCTGCCGCTGGACTCCGAAAACGCCGCCATCACCCGCGCCATCATCGCCATGGCGCACGGGCTGAAGATGGCCGTCGTGGCCGAAGGCGTGGAGACCGACGCCCAGCTGGTGCTGCTGGAACAATACGGCTGCGACATGGTGCAAGGCTACTACCTCGGCCATCCCTCGCCGCCCGACACAATCCACCGCATGCTGGCCAGCCAAACCGCGCTCGCTACGGTGTGA
- a CDS encoding response regulator: protein MFNFERSGLSQKLTIMSVVSTGSALLLVFVAFAATAVLSHSEDSRQQLSSLAGVIGSNSRTALLYVDRHQAEQTLATLAVEEDILQAALYDSDGKLLARYTSPRLPQKQTGPDKLSASVSAADVSSERSGAPWAPALRVYRVLRDGETAVGVVMLESSQLRMWLDILKNLGAAIAAAALSFMMALLTAARFKGSIAEPVGQLIAAAQQVSRGHATPRIVHQRSDELGALIDSFNDMLAQVEGRDAALAEYRDQLERQVSVRTEQLEKAKNSAEAASQAKSAFLATMSHEIRTPMNGVLGMTELLLATRLTEQQRHYTSMVKRSGEHLLVIINDILDFSKIEAGKLTVEYIHFNFRDLLADIDNVFSPQAHAKGLRLELDIAYNIPLSICGDPNRLRQVIFNLLGNAIKFTDSGQIMLKVVVAQEDAQSVGLRFEVHDSGIGVSSEARARIFDSFSQADGSTTRKHGGTGLGLAISKQLVELMGGTIGVDHALTQGSVFWFAVNFDKRRIDIDDPSTATQGIRALIVDEQPASRAALERQLAAWRISHASATANEAVSQLRQAAARDQPYDVVLLDMEQPRTSGLALAAAVRADRTLTPTRLLLLSTERNAADGVQRRAAGVAFQLIKPPRECDLYDAIVTPVRGRDSRPAADATAAETTTPRPPNLADSMAVAVAVTAPPVSALSTGALAGTRPRKRRKVLLAEDNPVNVEVASAMLEGLGLDVSRACNGEEALHSVQADDFDLILMDCQMPVMDGFAATTEIRRHEQQRGRARSLPIIAITANALQGDRESCLAAGMDDYLSKPFTQQALGQTLSRWISLPRVPATSAALAEPPPPNDEPINQQALDNIRALSPANGDALLERVLQAFLNDTPGHLHTLRQAIAADDAEQLRKSAHSLKSSAANVGANALAQRSKELEQLGRNDTTAGAAVLLADMERSFQAARQALGAMLEKET, encoded by the coding sequence ATGTTCAACTTTGAACGTTCCGGTCTGAGCCAAAAGCTCACGATCATGTCCGTGGTGTCCACTGGTAGCGCCTTGCTGCTGGTGTTCGTCGCATTTGCCGCCACCGCCGTGCTCAGCCACAGCGAGGATTCGCGTCAGCAACTCTCATCGTTGGCCGGCGTCATCGGCAGCAACAGCCGCACCGCCCTGTTGTACGTCGACCGCCACCAGGCCGAGCAGACCCTTGCCACGCTGGCGGTCGAGGAAGACATTCTGCAAGCAGCGCTGTACGACAGCGACGGCAAGCTGCTGGCACGCTACACCTCGCCGCGCCTGCCGCAGAAGCAGACCGGACCGGATAAGCTGAGCGCCAGCGTCAGCGCGGCCGACGTCAGCAGCGAACGCAGCGGCGCGCCATGGGCGCCGGCGCTACGCGTCTACCGCGTGCTGCGCGATGGCGAGACGGCGGTCGGCGTGGTGATGCTGGAAAGTTCGCAACTGCGGATGTGGCTGGACATCCTGAAAAACCTCGGCGCCGCCATCGCCGCCGCCGCGCTGTCGTTCATGATGGCGCTGCTGACGGCGGCCCGCTTCAAGGGCAGCATCGCCGAACCGGTCGGCCAGTTGATCGCCGCCGCCCAGCAGGTCAGCCGTGGTCACGCGACGCCGCGCATTGTCCACCAGCGCAGCGACGAGCTGGGGGCGCTGATCGACAGCTTCAACGACATGCTGGCGCAGGTGGAAGGCCGCGACGCCGCGCTGGCCGAATATCGCGACCAGCTGGAACGCCAGGTCAGCGTGCGCACCGAGCAGCTGGAAAAAGCCAAGAACTCGGCCGAGGCCGCCAGCCAGGCCAAGAGTGCCTTCCTCGCCACCATGAGCCACGAAATCCGCACGCCGATGAATGGCGTGCTCGGCATGACCGAGCTGCTGCTGGCCACGCGCCTGACGGAACAGCAACGCCACTACACCAGCATGGTCAAGCGCTCAGGTGAGCATCTGCTGGTGATCATCAACGACATCCTCGACTTCTCCAAGATCGAAGCCGGCAAGCTGACGGTGGAATACATCCACTTCAATTTCCGCGACCTGCTGGCCGACATCGACAATGTGTTCTCGCCGCAGGCGCACGCCAAGGGGTTGCGGCTGGAGCTGGACATCGCCTACAACATCCCGCTCAGCATCTGCGGCGATCCCAACCGGCTGCGGCAGGTGATTTTCAATCTGCTCGGCAACGCCATCAAGTTCACCGACAGCGGCCAGATCATGCTCAAGGTGGTCGTCGCGCAGGAAGATGCGCAATCGGTCGGCCTGCGTTTCGAGGTGCATGACAGCGGCATCGGCGTTTCGTCCGAAGCGCGCGCACGCATCTTCGATTCCTTCTCGCAAGCGGACGGTTCCACCACGCGCAAGCACGGCGGCACCGGACTGGGCCTGGCGATCTCCAAGCAACTGGTGGAATTAATGGGCGGCACAATAGGCGTCGACCATGCGCTAACTCAAGGATCGGTCTTTTGGTTTGCCGTAAATTTTGACAAACGTCGTATCGATATCGACGATCCATCCACCGCAACCCAGGGAATCCGCGCTTTGATTGTCGATGAACAACCGGCCAGCCGTGCCGCGCTGGAACGGCAACTGGCGGCCTGGCGCATCAGCCATGCCAGCGCCACCGCTAACGAGGCCGTGTCCCAACTGCGGCAGGCGGCGGCACGCGACCAGCCCTACGACGTGGTGCTGCTCGACATGGAACAGCCGCGCACTTCCGGCCTGGCGCTGGCGGCCGCCGTCCGCGCCGACCGCACGCTGACGCCCACCCGCCTGCTGTTGCTCAGCACCGAGCGCAATGCCGCCGACGGCGTACAACGGCGCGCCGCCGGCGTCGCCTTCCAACTGATCAAGCCGCCACGCGAGTGCGACCTGTACGACGCCATCGTCACCCCGGTGCGCGGTCGCGACAGCCGGCCGGCAGCGGACGCGACTGCGGCCGAAACCACGACGCCGCGCCCGCCCAACCTGGCCGATTCGATGGCGGTGGCGGTGGCGGTGACGGCGCCGCCGGTCAGCGCACTCAGCACCGGCGCACTGGCGGGCACACGTCCGCGCAAGCGCCGCAAGGTACTGCTGGCGGAAGACAATCCCGTCAACGTCGAAGTCGCCAGCGCCATGCTGGAAGGCCTGGGACTGGACGTCAGCCGCGCCTGCAACGGCGAGGAAGCGCTGCACTCGGTGCAGGCCGACGATTTCGACCTGATCCTGATGGATTGCCAGATGCCGGTGATGGATGGTTTTGCCGCCACCACCGAAATCCGCCGCCACGAACAGCAACGCGGCCGCGCGCGCAGCCTGCCGATCATCGCCATCACCGCCAACGCGCTGCAAGGCGACCGCGAATCCTGCCTGGCGGCCGGCATGGATGATTACCTGAGTAAGCCCTTCACGCAGCAGGCACTGGGCCAGACATTGTCGCGCTGGATCAGCCTGCCGCGCGTGCCGGCTACATCGGCCGCGCTGGCCGAACCGCCGCCGCCCAATGACGAACCGATCAACCAACAAGCACTGGATAACATCCGCGCCCTCAGCCCGGCCAACGGCGACGCGCTGCTGGAACGCGTGCTGCAAGCCTTTCTGAACGACACGCCGGGCCACCTGCACACCCTGCGCCAGGCGATTGCCGCCGACGATGCCGAACAACTGCGCAAGAGCGCACACAGTCTCAAATCCAGCGCCGCCAATGTCGGCGCCAACGCACTGGCCCAGCGCAGCAAAGAGCTGGAGCAACTGGGACGCAACGATACCACCGCCGGCGCCGCTGTCCTGCTGGCTGACATGGAACGATCTTTCCAGGCCGCGCGGCAGGCGTTGGGAGCAATGCTGGAAAAGGAAACCTGA
- a CDS encoding glycosyltransferase, with protein sequence MERKKILFVAEAVTLAHVGRPLALAQMLDRQRYDVHFACAPGYERFLQGSQLSNWPLTSIASARFLAALAAGKPVYDAPTLAQYVLDDMRLLQELRPDVVVGDFRLSLSVSARLVKVPYVSVTNAYWSPYVTQRYQVPAIALARVLPIPLADSLFNLVRPLAFALHSRPLNQVRRAYRLPSLGHDLRRIYTDADYVLYADIPEMFPPSDLPASHSYLGPVMWSPPGELPAWWDGVSGMRDIVYVTLGSSGQGGLLPQVLQALAPLPVTVIAATAGNVDVGVLPDNALVADYLPGELAAARSRLVICNGGSPTSQQALAAGVPVLGIAGNLDQYLNMDGVLRAGAGALLRSDRLAEEPLREAVLQLLSQPESREGAARVAQQFQRYDAGARLAGCLARILQR encoded by the coding sequence ATGGAACGCAAAAAAATCCTGTTCGTGGCCGAGGCGGTCACATTGGCCCACGTAGGCCGTCCGTTGGCGCTGGCGCAGATGCTCGACCGCCAGCGCTACGACGTGCACTTCGCCTGCGCGCCGGGTTACGAACGGTTCTTGCAGGGTAGCCAGCTCAGCAACTGGCCGCTGACCAGCATCGCCAGCGCGCGCTTCCTGGCTGCGCTGGCGGCCGGCAAACCGGTGTACGACGCGCCGACGCTGGCGCAGTACGTGCTGGACGATATGCGCCTGTTGCAGGAGCTGCGGCCCGATGTGGTGGTCGGCGATTTCCGGCTGTCGTTGTCGGTCAGCGCGCGGCTGGTGAAGGTACCGTATGTCAGCGTCACCAACGCCTACTGGAGTCCCTACGTAACGCAGCGTTACCAGGTGCCGGCGATTGCGCTGGCGCGCGTGTTGCCGATACCGCTGGCCGACAGCTTGTTCAACCTGGTGCGGCCGCTGGCGTTTGCCTTGCACAGCCGGCCGCTGAATCAGGTGCGTCGCGCCTACCGCCTGCCGTCGCTGGGGCACGATCTGCGGCGCATCTACACCGACGCCGACTACGTGCTGTACGCCGATATTCCGGAGATGTTTCCGCCGAGTGATTTGCCGGCGTCACATAGCTACCTGGGGCCGGTGATGTGGTCGCCGCCCGGCGAGTTGCCGGCGTGGTGGGATGGCGTGTCCGGCATGCGCGACATCGTCTACGTCACGCTGGGGAGTTCGGGGCAGGGCGGCTTGCTGCCGCAAGTGCTGCAGGCGCTGGCGCCACTGCCGGTGACGGTGATCGCCGCCACCGCCGGCAACGTCGACGTCGGCGTGCTGCCGGACAACGCGCTGGTAGCGGACTACCTGCCCGGTGAACTGGCGGCGGCGCGTTCGCGGCTGGTGATCTGCAATGGCGGCAGCCCGACCAGCCAGCAAGCGCTGGCGGCCGGCGTGCCGGTGCTGGGCATCGCCGGCAACCTGGACCAATATCTGAACATGGATGGCGTGCTGCGCGCCGGCGCCGGTGCCTTGTTGCGCTCGGACCGTCTGGCGGAAGAGCCCTTGCGCGAGGCTGTACTGCAACTGCTGTCGCAGCCGGAGTCGCGCGAGGGCGCGGCGCGGGTGGCGCAGCAATTCCAGCGTTACGATGCCGGCGCGCGGCTGGCGGGTTGTCTGGCGCGCATCCTGCAAAGATAG